One window of the Pseudobdellovibrionaceae bacterium genome contains the following:
- the uvrB gene encoding excinuclease ABC subunit UvrB yields MGQFELVTPLKPSGDQPRAIGEITENVRNGVEHQVLLGVTGSGKTFTMANVIAELNLPALVLAPNKTLAAQLFTEFKELFPHNAVEYFVSYYDYYQPEAYIPATDTFIEKDSAINEQIDRMRHSATHALFERRDVIIVASVSCIYGLGSPEAYEGMMIHIENNKELRRDHFLRELVRIQYRRNDIDFHRGTFRVRGDVVEVLPPYEEEKAIRIEFFGDFIDRICWVDPLRGKILEDIDRIAIYPGSHYVSTEEKAKMAIETIRDELRERIQHYRQQIRFLEAERIEQRTSYDLEMISEMGFCPGIENYSRHFTGRDAGEAPPTLLEYFPAQFLTFIDESHVTVPQVGGMYRGDRARKLTLVDHGFRLPSALDNRPLNFQEFEHYIDKVIYVSATPGEYEMNKSEGLVVEQIIRPTGLIDPKVEVRPVTNQVDDLLGEIRTRAEKKERVLVTTLTKRSAEDLTEYYESMGVKVKYLHSDVKTVERTEIIRDLRLGIFDVLVGINLLREGLDIPEVSLVAITDADKEGFLRSERSLIQTIGRAARNVNGTVILYGDKVTQSMQKAIDETNRRRKLQSEHNEEHGITPTSVAKTVRKGLAEIYGFDLLEDLELNKKKSKVKSPVKKYDLDAKGLGKEIDKLRKDMKKAAGALEFEEAARIRDEIKRLEMRELLMRDGQVDEQSHQAMDGDIESD; encoded by the coding sequence GTGGGGCAATTCGAGCTGGTGACTCCTCTTAAGCCCTCAGGAGATCAGCCCCGAGCCATAGGTGAAATCACCGAAAATGTTCGCAATGGAGTGGAACATCAGGTTCTCCTCGGTGTGACGGGTTCGGGAAAGACCTTTACCATGGCCAACGTCATTGCTGAGCTCAACTTGCCGGCATTGGTCTTGGCTCCCAACAAAACTCTGGCCGCTCAATTGTTCACCGAGTTTAAAGAGCTGTTTCCTCACAATGCGGTGGAGTACTTCGTCAGTTACTACGACTACTACCAGCCGGAGGCCTATATTCCGGCCACGGATACTTTTATCGAGAAGGATTCGGCGATCAATGAGCAGATCGATCGCATGCGCCACTCGGCCACCCACGCCCTGTTTGAGCGGCGGGACGTGATTATTGTCGCCTCGGTGAGCTGCATCTATGGTTTGGGAAGTCCTGAAGCCTATGAAGGCATGATGATTCATATTGAAAACAACAAGGAGCTCAGGCGGGATCATTTTTTGCGCGAACTGGTGCGTATTCAATATCGTCGCAACGATATTGATTTTCACCGCGGCACTTTCCGTGTGCGGGGAGATGTGGTCGAAGTGCTCCCTCCCTACGAAGAGGAAAAGGCCATCCGGATTGAATTCTTTGGCGACTTCATTGACCGCATTTGTTGGGTCGACCCCTTACGGGGCAAGATTCTTGAAGACATTGACCGCATTGCCATTTATCCCGGCAGTCACTATGTGAGCACCGAGGAAAAGGCCAAAATGGCCATCGAGACTATCCGTGATGAACTCAGAGAGCGGATTCAGCACTACCGTCAGCAGATTCGCTTTCTGGAGGCCGAGCGGATTGAGCAAAGAACCTCTTACGATCTGGAAATGATCTCGGAAATGGGTTTTTGTCCGGGAATTGAAAACTACTCCCGCCACTTCACCGGACGGGATGCTGGTGAAGCGCCGCCCACACTCCTGGAATACTTCCCCGCCCAGTTTTTAACTTTTATTGATGAATCCCATGTGACCGTTCCCCAGGTGGGGGGCATGTACCGGGGAGACCGGGCGCGAAAGCTCACCTTGGTGGACCATGGCTTTCGTTTGCCCTCGGCACTTGATAATCGGCCTCTCAATTTTCAGGAGTTTGAGCACTATATCGATAAGGTCATCTATGTGTCAGCCACTCCTGGCGAATACGAGATGAATAAGAGTGAAGGCCTGGTGGTGGAGCAGATCATCCGGCCCACGGGACTAATTGATCCTAAGGTCGAAGTGCGCCCGGTGACCAACCAGGTGGATGACCTGTTGGGCGAGATTCGCACACGGGCAGAAAAAAAGGAAAGAGTTCTGGTCACCACCTTGACCAAGCGTTCAGCGGAAGATTTGACCGAGTACTACGAGAGTATGGGTGTGAAGGTCAAATACCTCCACAGTGATGTCAAGACGGTGGAGAGAACAGAGATCATCCGCGATCTGCGACTGGGCATCTTTGATGTCTTGGTGGGGATTAACCTTTTGCGTGAGGGTTTGGACATTCCCGAAGTGAGTTTGGTGGCCATTACCGATGCAGACAAAGAGGGCTTTTTGCGTTCCGAGCGATCTTTGATTCAAACCATTGGCCGGGCCGCACGAAACGTCAATGGGACGGTGATTCTCTATGGGGACAAGGTCACCCAGTCCATGCAAAAAGCCATTGATGAGACCAACAGGCGACGCAAGTTGCAGAGCGAGCACAACGAAGAGCACGGGATTACGCCCACGTCCGTGGCCAAGACGGTGCGCAAGGGCTTGGCCGAGATCTACGGCTTTGACCTGCTTGAGGACTTGGAACTGAACAAAAAGAAATCCAAGGTCAAATCACCGGTTAAAAAATATGATTTGGATGCCAAGGGTCTGGGTAAAGAGATCGATAAACTTCGTAAAGATATGAAGAAAGCCGCTGGTGCTCTGGAGTTTGAAGAGGCGGCCCGCATTCGCGATGAGATTAAACGCCTGGAGATGCGTGAATTATTGATGCGCGACGGGCAGGTGGATGAGCAGAGTCATCAAGCAATGGATGGAGACATTGAGTCAGACTGA
- a CDS encoding cysteine--tRNA ligase, with protein sequence MAVRIYNTQTHQKEDFVPLHEGEVRMYVCGPTVYDYLHVGNFRGAIFFNMVRNWFEHQGFKVTYVYNYTDVDDKIINRAKQEGVDSAEIAERYIKEFQKDYGDLKLRPHSRNPRVTEFMSEIIEFVEELIKNGKAYVVDNEVYYDVHAFDGYGKLSNKNLDDLEAGHRVDVDERKKHPADFALWKAAKEGEPSWPSPWGKGRPGWHIECSTMARTILGDTIDIHGGGLDLVFPHHENEVAQSEGCTGKPFVRYWMHNNMINFGDQKMSKSLGNIRTARSFLEQYNAEILKFMMLSSHYRSTTDLSEEQIHRSIAGLARIYSAMAHAEVLIQAPLELAPLPDKFEKAINEADEGIAKALDDDFNTPEVMARIYEVIRLYNNLARTPGKVTADKKALAEVFLHWMKNKGTLMALFQENPAEYLRVLDDMLLEDKGLKRSDIDQLVTARSQARTDKNWAESDRIRDELAAKGIAVQDSPEGTVWEVAK encoded by the coding sequence GTGGCCGTACGCATTTACAACACCCAGACTCACCAGAAAGAAGATTTTGTGCCTCTGCACGAAGGCGAGGTGAGAATGTATGTGTGTGGTCCGACGGTTTACGACTATCTTCATGTGGGAAACTTTCGCGGAGCCATCTTTTTTAACATGGTTCGCAATTGGTTTGAGCACCAGGGCTTCAAAGTCACCTATGTGTACAACTACACCGATGTGGACGATAAGATCATCAACCGGGCCAAACAAGAAGGTGTGGACTCAGCAGAAATTGCTGAACGCTACATCAAAGAGTTTCAGAAGGACTACGGGGATCTCAAGCTTCGCCCTCACTCGCGCAATCCGCGAGTGACGGAGTTTATGAGTGAGATCATCGAATTCGTGGAAGAGTTGATCAAAAACGGCAAGGCCTATGTGGTGGATAACGAAGTCTACTACGATGTCCATGCCTTTGATGGCTATGGAAAGCTCAGCAACAAGAACCTGGACGACCTGGAAGCCGGTCACCGGGTGGACGTGGATGAGCGCAAAAAACATCCAGCTGATTTTGCCCTGTGGAAAGCCGCCAAAGAAGGGGAGCCTTCCTGGCCCTCGCCCTGGGGAAAGGGACGGCCTGGCTGGCACATTGAGTGCTCGACCATGGCGAGGACCATCTTAGGTGACACCATTGATATTCATGGTGGTGGTTTGGATTTGGTCTTTCCCCATCATGAAAATGAAGTGGCCCAGAGTGAAGGCTGCACGGGAAAGCCCTTTGTGCGCTACTGGATGCACAACAATATGATCAACTTTGGCGACCAGAAGATGAGCAAGAGCCTGGGGAACATTCGCACCGCTCGCTCCTTTTTAGAGCAATACAATGCGGAGATCCTCAAGTTTATGATGCTCTCTTCTCACTATCGCAGCACCACTGATTTGAGTGAGGAGCAGATCCATCGCTCAATTGCCGGTCTTGCCCGCATTTATTCCGCCATGGCCCATGCCGAGGTTTTGATCCAAGCCCCGCTGGAACTGGCTCCGCTGCCGGACAAATTTGAAAAGGCCATTAACGAGGCTGACGAGGGGATAGCCAAAGCTTTGGATGATGATTTTAACACTCCCGAGGTCATGGCCCGCATTTATGAAGTGATCCGCCTCTACAACAATCTGGCTCGCACTCCGGGCAAGGTGACGGCCGACAAAAAGGCTTTGGCCGAAGTTTTTCTTCACTGGATGAAAAACAAGGGCACCTTGATGGCCTTGTTTCAAGAGAATCCGGCTGAGTACTTGCGAGTGTTGGACGATATGCTTTTAGAGGACAAGGGTCTTAAACGATCCGACATTGATCAACTCGTCACAGCTCGAAGTCAGGCCCGGACGGACAAAAACTGGGCTGAGTCCGATCGTATTCGCGACGAGTTGGCAGCAAAAGGCATTGCCGTCCAGGACAGTCCCGAGGGGACCGTATGGGAAGTGGCCAAGTAA
- a CDS encoding glutamate--tRNA ligase, with protein MAASTGPSFRVRFAPSPTGYLHVGGARTALYCYLMAKNMKGTFVLRVEDTDEERSTEESMRMQIQDLHWLGLKWDEGPHPETLQDMGPYGPYRQSQRKQIYKEYAEKLVEMGKAFYCFMTDEELAAEKQKAEAAGRGQQVLSPYRDLSTEEARARLAKGDSATIRFKVETNKRDYVLNDLVRGQVTFPSDMVGDFVLIRSSGMPVYNFCCVIDDALMKISHVYRAEEHLNNTLRQMMIYEGLGFELPQFGHMSIILGPDKQKLSKRHGATSCNEYRENGYLPEALNNFIALLGWSSPKGQEIMSMDEMIDQMSLDRFNSSPAVFDDQKLKWVNATHLRALPHNELWQRMKPFLDEAGLDLPADSDWQNRALELMKSYMETLKDCVELFRPLSKGTFAILPEADETLGWESSRAVVSKWMEILKGLDGQHMSEDQFNEAQDRVKNECQVKGKFLFMPIRVAVLGKPHGAELKILVPLMEKEDLMGRAQAVLEAMP; from the coding sequence ATGGCAGCCTCAACTGGCCCGTCTTTTCGCGTTCGTTTTGCCCCCAGTCCCACCGGTTATCTTCACGTGGGTGGTGCAAGAACAGCCCTCTATTGTTACCTGATGGCCAAAAACATGAAGGGCACATTTGTTCTGCGGGTCGAGGACACGGATGAGGAAAGATCCACCGAAGAGTCCATGCGTATGCAGATCCAAGATCTCCACTGGCTGGGGTTGAAGTGGGATGAGGGACCTCATCCGGAGACTCTTCAGGATATGGGACCCTATGGTCCCTATCGGCAGAGCCAGCGCAAACAAATCTACAAAGAATACGCCGAAAAACTGGTGGAGATGGGTAAGGCCTTTTATTGCTTTATGACCGACGAGGAGCTGGCCGCAGAAAAGCAAAAGGCCGAAGCCGCCGGCCGTGGTCAACAGGTGCTGAGTCCCTATCGGGATCTGTCCACAGAAGAGGCCCGGGCTCGCTTGGCCAAGGGTGACAGTGCGACCATTCGCTTTAAGGTCGAAACCAACAAGCGGGATTATGTCTTGAACGACCTGGTTCGCGGGCAGGTCACCTTTCCTTCGGACATGGTCGGAGACTTTGTGTTGATCCGCTCAAGCGGGATGCCGGTCTACAATTTTTGCTGTGTGATTGACGATGCTCTGATGAAGATCAGTCATGTCTACAGGGCAGAGGAGCACCTCAACAATACACTTCGCCAGATGATGATCTATGAAGGCCTTGGGTTTGAGCTTCCTCAGTTTGGCCATATGTCGATTATTTTGGGACCAGACAAGCAAAAGCTGAGTAAGCGCCACGGTGCCACCAGCTGCAATGAGTACCGGGAGAATGGCTATTTGCCCGAGGCTCTGAATAACTTTATTGCCCTGCTGGGATGGAGCTCCCCCAAGGGTCAGGAGATCATGTCCATGGACGAGATGATCGATCAGATGTCTTTGGATCGCTTCAATTCCAGTCCAGCCGTATTTGATGATCAAAAACTTAAGTGGGTGAATGCCACTCATTTGCGGGCCCTGCCGCACAATGAACTTTGGCAGAGAATGAAGCCTTTTCTGGATGAAGCCGGCCTGGATTTGCCCGCCGACTCCGATTGGCAAAACCGCGCACTCGAACTGATGAAGTCCTATATGGAAACTCTTAAAGACTGTGTGGAATTGTTTCGCCCTCTGTCTAAGGGAACTTTTGCCATCTTGCCTGAGGCCGACGAGACCTTGGGCTGGGAATCCAGCCGAGCGGTGGTCAGCAAATGGATGGAGATTCTCAAGGGCCTCGATGGCCAGCACATGAGCGAAGATCAGTTTAATGAAGCTCAGGATCGGGTGAAGAACGAATGTCAGGTGAAGGGTAAGTTTTTGTTCATGCCCATTCGGGTTGCCGTGCTCGGCAAGCCTCATGGTGCTGAACTAAAAATCCTGGTGCCCTTGATGGAGAAAGAAGACCTGATGGGTCGGGCTCAGGCCGTTCTTGAGGCCATGCCTTGA
- a CDS encoding CarD family transcriptional regulator produces MASTFNVGDNAVYPGHGVGQVTAIETKEILGSKQTFYTIQIIESGMKIMVPKNNAESVGLRPIISKSEAAKVLEILRETDVKVDNQTWNRRYREYMEKIKTGSVYEIAEVLRDLFVLKVDKELSFGERKMLDTARNLLLKELTLATSKDELRQAEGIAAIFDI; encoded by the coding sequence ATGGCTTCAACATTCAATGTTGGTGACAACGCGGTCTATCCTGGACATGGCGTTGGCCAAGTCACTGCGATTGAAACCAAAGAGATTTTGGGTTCTAAGCAGACGTTTTACACCATTCAAATTATTGAGTCCGGAATGAAAATCATGGTTCCCAAGAACAATGCGGAATCCGTGGGTCTTCGTCCGATTATCTCAAAGTCTGAAGCTGCCAAGGTTTTGGAGATCCTGCGTGAAACCGACGTGAAGGTGGATAATCAAACCTGGAACCGCCGCTATCGGGAGTACATGGAGAAGATCAAGACCGGCTCGGTCTATGAGATCGCCGAAGTTCTTCGTGATCTTTTCGTGCTGAAAGTGGACAAAGAGCTGTCCTTTGGTGAGCGTAAGATGCTCGACACAGCTCGTAATCTGCTATTGAAAGAGCTGACTCTGGCCACCAGCAAAGATGAGCTGAGACAGGCTGAGGGTATTGCGGCTATTTTCGATATCTGA
- a CDS encoding asparaginase, with the protein MEKKRIHILTTGGTIEKSYCEYEGDLKNRESLLERKLLQKLRLPYTEVKLTSLMAKDSLYMTDEDREMIWQSVQGLFKGGDPILILHGTDTMENTIQYLYSKDPKPPIAVVFTGAMKPVGFDDTDAHQNFIEAFVLAQYVQPGYYISFHNHLFPAPKVRKNRDTGTFESTF; encoded by the coding sequence ATGGAGAAGAAAAGAATTCACATCCTGACCACCGGCGGGACCATCGAAAAATCCTACTGCGAGTACGAGGGGGATTTAAAAAACCGCGAGTCCCTATTGGAGAGAAAGCTTCTACAAAAGCTCCGTCTTCCCTACACCGAGGTCAAACTCACTTCATTGATGGCCAAGGATTCTCTCTACATGACCGATGAAGACCGGGAGATGATTTGGCAGTCGGTGCAGGGGCTCTTTAAGGGCGGCGATCCCATCCTTATTCTCCACGGCACCGACACCATGGAAAACACCATCCAGTACCTCTATAGTAAGGACCCAAAGCCCCCCATTGCGGTGGTCTTTACCGGGGCCATGAAGCCCGTGGGCTTTGACGATACCGACGCCCACCAGAACTTCATTGAGGCCTTTGTCCTCGCCCAGTACGTCCAACCCGGCTATTACATCAGCTTCCATAACCACCTTTTCCCCGCCCCTAAAGTGAGGAAAAACCGGGACACGGGGACCTTTGAATCGACCTTCTGA
- a CDS encoding glutamine--tRNA ligase/YqeY domain fusion protein encodes MADSDSKIPLVDNFIDAIIAEHKESGRFGGRVHTRFPPEPNGYLHIGHAKSICLNFGIAQKYGGKCNLRFDDTNPLAEDIEFIEAIKDDIKWLGFEWHELRHASDYFDQLYDYAVELIKRGKAYVCSMTEDEVREYRGNLTTPGRNSKFRDRSVEENLDLFERMKKGEFPNGAHTLRAKIDMSSGNMNMRDPLIYRIRHASHPVTGDKWCIYPLYDYTHCLSDEIEGITHSICTLEFEDHRPLYDWVLDELETPVHPQQIEFAKFKLNYMALGKRQLKELVTDKHVDGWNDPRMPTLRGLRRRGYTPASIRNVCFATGVSKSESILDMGLLEESLRSDLNENAQRRMAVLDPVKLVITNYPEDQVQELKVANHPQKPELGERAMPFCREVYIEREDFEENPPKGYQRLMPGGEVRLRYSYVIKCENVIKDASGKITEIHCTYDADTLGKKPEGRKVKGIIHWVSARHAEMAEVRVYDRLYTVENPNADKEKRFIDFLNPESLKTLKSCLIEPALAQAQVGEAFQFERLGYFCLDNVDSKPGSLVFNRAVTLKSTW; translated from the coding sequence ATGGCTGACAGCGATTCCAAAATACCGCTGGTGGACAATTTTATCGACGCGATTATCGCCGAACACAAGGAGTCAGGACGCTTTGGTGGCCGGGTTCACACCCGCTTTCCCCCTGAGCCCAATGGCTATCTCCACATTGGCCACGCCAAATCCATTTGTCTGAACTTCGGCATTGCCCAAAAATATGGCGGCAAATGCAACCTGCGCTTTGACGACACCAATCCCCTGGCCGAAGACATTGAGTTTATTGAGGCCATTAAAGACGACATCAAATGGTTGGGCTTTGAGTGGCACGAGCTGCGCCATGCTTCGGACTACTTTGATCAGCTTTACGACTACGCGGTGGAACTCATTAAGCGCGGCAAGGCCTATGTTTGCAGCATGACCGAGGACGAAGTCCGGGAATACCGGGGGAATTTGACCACTCCGGGCCGCAACAGCAAGTTCCGTGACCGCTCGGTGGAAGAGAATTTGGATCTATTTGAACGCATGAAAAAGGGCGAATTCCCCAATGGGGCTCACACCCTGAGAGCCAAGATCGACATGAGTTCAGGCAACATGAATATGCGCGATCCTTTGATCTACCGCATTCGCCATGCCTCCCATCCGGTCACCGGGGACAAATGGTGCATTTACCCACTGTACGACTACACCCACTGCCTGTCGGACGAGATCGAAGGCATCACCCACTCCATTTGCACTCTGGAGTTTGAGGACCACCGCCCTCTTTATGACTGGGTCCTAGATGAACTGGAGACCCCGGTTCATCCTCAGCAAATTGAATTTGCCAAGTTTAAGCTCAACTACATGGCGCTGGGTAAACGCCAACTGAAAGAGTTGGTCACCGACAAACATGTGGATGGCTGGAATGACCCGCGCATGCCCACCTTGAGGGGTTTGCGCCGTCGGGGCTACACGCCGGCCTCCATCCGCAATGTGTGCTTTGCCACCGGGGTGAGTAAGAGTGAGTCCATATTGGATATGGGACTGCTTGAAGAAAGCCTGCGCTCGGATCTGAACGAAAACGCCCAAAGGCGCATGGCTGTGCTCGATCCTGTAAAGCTGGTGATCACCAATTACCCCGAAGATCAGGTGCAAGAGCTCAAGGTGGCCAATCATCCACAAAAGCCCGAGTTAGGTGAAAGGGCCATGCCCTTTTGCCGTGAGGTCTACATTGAGCGTGAGGACTTTGAGGAGAACCCTCCCAAGGGCTACCAGCGCCTGATGCCGGGCGGAGAGGTGCGCCTGCGCTACTCCTACGTCATCAAGTGCGAAAACGTGATTAAAGACGCCAGCGGCAAGATCACTGAGATCCACTGCACCTATGATGCGGACACCTTGGGCAAAAAGCCTGAAGGCCGTAAGGTAAAGGGGATCATCCACTGGGTCTCAGCCCGCCATGCGGAAATGGCTGAGGTTCGCGTTTACGATCGACTGTACACGGTGGAGAACCCCAATGCCGACAAGGAAAAGCGCTTTATTGACTTCCTCAATCCTGAGTCACTGAAGACTTTGAAGTCTTGCCTCATTGAACCCGCCCTAGCTCAGGCTCAGGTCGGTGAGGCTTTTCAGTTTGAGCGTCTGGGATACTTCTGTCTGGACAACGTGGACTCTAAGCCCGGCTCTTTGGTCTTTAACCGCGCCGTCACTCTCAAAAGCACCTGGTAG
- a CDS encoding CopD family protein, with amino-acid sequence MSLAMALHVLFAVIWVGGMIFAMVVMRPVVGGQLEASQQGPFMTAILERFFKLVWAAVIIVPATGFWTVMSVYGGFKGLGAHVHLMTAVGLVMVAIFVFIYFALYRPFKAAVAAKKPQVAGPKMAKMRLLIWTNLVLGVLVVLVATAGKYS; translated from the coding sequence ATGTCTTTGGCTATGGCTCTTCATGTTTTGTTTGCGGTGATTTGGGTGGGTGGAATGATCTTCGCCATGGTGGTGATGAGGCCCGTGGTCGGTGGGCAATTGGAGGCCAGTCAGCAGGGGCCCTTTATGACAGCTATTCTGGAGAGATTCTTTAAGCTGGTGTGGGCCGCCGTGATCATTGTTCCTGCCACCGGGTTTTGGACGGTGATGTCGGTTTATGGTGGCTTTAAAGGTTTGGGTGCCCATGTTCATTTGATGACCGCAGTGGGCCTGGTGATGGTCGCCATCTTTGTCTTCATTTACTTCGCTCTTTATCGCCCCTTTAAGGCGGCAGTTGCCGCAAAAAAACCTCAGGTGGCTGGCCCCAAGATGGCCAAAATGAGACTGCTGATTTGGACCAACTTGGTCCTTGGTGTTCTTGTTGTTCTCGTCGCTACCGCCGGCAAGTACAGCTAA
- a CDS encoding S8 family serine peptidase: MVSRMMVAASLLVMCQWAQAGEVLRLQAGDVRPNDVQSMDRFMAAADRQHLANTQLHIVQFKQVIRAEDQQMLKAAGVTVRHYIPDDAYIIEGSVDAIRELSQQAAVQAVVPMMPQWKKSPDLPKASVFTQRHQVVVHVHLGADEQGLAFRSALRGVQGVEILAGEGNAYYVRLGMTQIDDLTKMDEVIWIQPFQEMKLQNMELPEAMAATRGDASPMSGNYKDLNGFESGTRIMGFEEAWARGFTGKGQIVSMADTGLDSGNKSTIFRDFANIPKGYSFGLGAQDWADKMGHGTHVAGSVMGGGVASGGIVRGGAYEAEMIPQGMWSPIIDNLTVPPKLKSLFEPAFADGARVHTNSWGGGQLPGAYDSFASQVDTFIWENPDMLILFAAGNNGVDGNKDGRIDDNSMASPGSAKNVLTVGASENLVLNGGIQRKLGDLMGGQPWGIEPLKSDTLSNNADGMAAFSSRGPCRDGRIKPDIVAPGTNVLSNCSHVQNASPLWGNYNADYCWSGGTSMSTPLVAGAAAVLRQYLAQEWNNSAPSGALMKALLMNTADDMFPGQYGTGRGQELPDRAPNSIEGYGRVNIDRATTPRPLKYYYEMYDHKQGIGTSENFTERLTVPEGPLRVTLVYSDAPGAPNAARALVNNLDLEVTSADGTTKSLSSVDNVEQVVLGKVPAGEVTIKVVGKNVPQGRNGKQPFAVVVTR; the protein is encoded by the coding sequence ATGGTTTCACGGATGATGGTCGCCGCCAGTTTATTGGTCATGTGCCAATGGGCTCAGGCGGGCGAGGTGTTGAGGCTCCAAGCAGGGGATGTTCGACCAAACGACGTTCAAAGCATGGACAGATTTATGGCCGCAGCCGACAGGCAGCACTTGGCCAATACTCAATTGCACATTGTGCAATTCAAACAGGTGATTCGCGCTGAGGATCAGCAAATGCTGAAAGCGGCTGGCGTGACCGTTCGCCACTACATTCCAGACGATGCCTATATTATTGAAGGCAGCGTGGATGCCATTCGTGAACTCAGCCAACAGGCTGCAGTCCAAGCTGTGGTTCCCATGATGCCGCAGTGGAAAAAAAGCCCTGACCTTCCCAAAGCCAGTGTGTTCACTCAGCGCCATCAAGTGGTTGTCCATGTGCACCTGGGTGCCGACGAGCAAGGCTTGGCTTTTCGCTCGGCCCTGCGCGGAGTGCAAGGGGTTGAGATCTTGGCCGGTGAAGGCAACGCCTACTACGTGCGCCTGGGCATGACTCAAATTGATGACTTAACCAAAATGGACGAAGTCATTTGGATTCAGCCCTTTCAGGAAATGAAACTGCAAAATATGGAGCTGCCTGAAGCCATGGCCGCCACTCGCGGTGATGCTTCGCCCATGAGTGGCAACTATAAAGACTTAAATGGATTTGAGTCTGGGACTCGTATTATGGGTTTTGAGGAGGCTTGGGCTCGCGGCTTTACGGGTAAGGGGCAGATTGTCAGCATGGCCGATACGGGATTGGATAGTGGAAACAAATCCACCATTTTCCGTGACTTCGCCAATATCCCCAAGGGCTATAGCTTTGGTTTGGGAGCTCAGGATTGGGCTGACAAAATGGGACACGGGACCCACGTGGCTGGCTCTGTAATGGGCGGTGGTGTGGCCTCGGGCGGAATTGTTCGTGGTGGAGCCTATGAAGCTGAAATGATTCCTCAAGGGATGTGGTCGCCAATTATTGATAATTTGACTGTTCCACCAAAGTTGAAGTCATTGTTTGAACCAGCCTTTGCAGACGGGGCTAGGGTTCACACCAACTCTTGGGGTGGTGGTCAGCTTCCCGGTGCTTACGACAGTTTTGCCTCCCAGGTTGACACCTTTATCTGGGAAAACCCTGATATGCTTATTCTGTTTGCGGCCGGTAACAATGGTGTCGACGGCAATAAAGATGGCCGCATTGATGACAACTCAATGGCATCCCCTGGTTCAGCTAAAAACGTGCTGACCGTTGGAGCTTCTGAGAATTTGGTTCTCAACGGTGGTATCCAACGCAAACTGGGCGATTTGATGGGTGGTCAGCCTTGGGGAATAGAGCCTCTTAAGAGTGACACTCTTTCTAATAATGCCGATGGAATGGCAGCCTTCTCCAGCCGTGGTCCTTGTCGCGATGGTCGGATTAAACCCGATATCGTGGCGCCAGGAACAAACGTGTTGAGCAACTGCTCTCATGTGCAGAACGCCAGTCCCTTGTGGGGCAATTACAACGCCGATTACTGCTGGTCGGGTGGAACTTCCATGTCCACGCCACTGGTGGCAGGTGCAGCGGCGGTTCTTCGCCAATACCTGGCTCAAGAGTGGAACAACTCGGCTCCCAGTGGTGCTTTGATGAAGGCTCTGCTGATGAATACAGCTGATGATATGTTCCCTGGACAGTACGGCACAGGTCGCGGACAGGAGCTTCCTGATCGTGCGCCGAACTCCATTGAGGGCTATGGTCGGGTGAACATCGACCGGGCGACCACTCCGCGTCCGCTCAAGTACTACTATGAAATGTATGATCACAAGCAGGGTATCGGCACCAGCGAGAATTTCACTGAGAGACTCACTGTGCCTGAAGGTCCCTTGCGTGTAACTCTGGTTTACTCAGATGCACCGGGTGCGCCCAATGCGGCTCGTGCTCTGGTGAATAACCTGGATCTGGAAGTGACGTCTGCTGACGGCACGACCAAGTCCCTGAGCTCCGTCGATAACGTGGAGCAAGTTGTGTTGGGCAAAGTGCCAGCTGGTGAAGTCACGATTAAAGTTGTGGGCAAGAACGTTCCTCAGGGACGTAATGGCAAACAACCTTTCGCCGTGGTCGTCACCCGCTAG
- a CDS encoding vitamin K epoxide reductase family protein — protein sequence MPLAIAVIFIFSLIGILDTIYISYHAYKNTDVWCPIFPKEWCLKVQYSKWSKTFGIPNGYLGFLLYSLIFVLTWLFHYQAAVPFWWIQVLSAFGFGFAVYFTIIQAFVLRAFCLWCIISAIDLSAILIAVFFL from the coding sequence ATGCCACTTGCGATCGCGGTCATTTTTATTTTCTCTCTCATAGGGATTCTCGACACCATCTACATTTCTTACCACGCCTATAAGAACACTGATGTCTGGTGTCCCATATTTCCCAAAGAGTGGTGTTTAAAAGTACAGTACAGCAAGTGGTCGAAGACCTTTGGCATCCCAAATGGCTACTTGGGTTTTCTGCTCTACAGTTTAATTTTTGTCCTCACCTGGCTGTTTCACTACCAGGCTGCTGTTCCTTTTTGGTGGATTCAGGTTCTGTCCGCCTTCGGTTTTGGATTCGCCGTTTACTTCACCATCATTCAGGCCTTCGTCCTTCGCGCCTTTTGCCTGTGGTGCATAATTTCGGCCATCGATTTGTCAGCCATCTTAATCGCCGTGTTTTTTCTGTAA